GCTGTGCGAAGTGATTCGTGTCGTAGCCCGCGATGGCACACGCTACAACTATATTGTCTGGATCGATACCGAAACCAAGCTGCCGCTGCGCGTTGATTTACTTGACCGCGACGGTGAAACCCTTGAGCAATTTCGGGTTGTCTCATTCTCCGTCGGAGACCAGACGAGCGGCCTGATGCAGAATTTAGCGAAGGCGACGCTGCCGCCGCTGCTGTCGGTGCCGGGTGCGGAAAAGGCGAAGTTTTCGTGGGCGCCTTCCTGGCTGCCGCAGGGGTTTAGCGAAATTTCCAGCAGCCGCAGGCCGCTGCCAACCGTCGGCGTGCCTATCGAATCTCGTCTCTATTCCGACGGGCTTTTCAGCTTCTCGGTCAATATCAGCCAGGCGCCGTCTCAGGGGACTAATGGCGAGCAGCTGGTGCGTACCGGCCGTCGTACCGTGAGCACGGAAATTCGCGACAAAACTGAAATCACCGTGGTTGGCGAGCTACCGCCGCAAACGGCAAAACGCATTGGCGATAGCATCAAGTTTAACGGAGCTACGCAATGATTAAAGAGTGGGCGACGGTCGTCTCATGGCAAAACGGTGAGGCGCTGCTGCATTGTGATGTCAAAGCCTCCTGCAGCAGCTGCGCTTCTCGTTCAGGATGCGGCACTCGTGTATTAAATAAACTGGGGCCGCAGACCAGCCATCTTTTGACTGTTCCTAGCGAGCAGCCGCTGGTGGCCGGGCAAAAAGTGGAGCTGGGCATCGCAGAGGGTAGCCTGCTGGGGTCCGCTCTGCTGGTTTATATGTCGCCGCTGGTCGGGCTATTTTTGTGCTCCGGCCTGTTCCAGACCCTGTTCGGGACTAACCTGGCTGCAATGTGCGGTGCTTTGCTCGGCGGCGTAGGCGGTTTTTTGCTTGCCCGCGGTTTTTCTCAGCATTTCAGCCGCCGTGAAAGCTGGCAGCCGGTGATCCTTAGCGTTGCGCTCAGTCCCGATGCGCTACGCGTCGACACTTCAGCGCCTCCGGCCGAAAATCAGTAAATTCCCTTCGACGGACCTCTCTTTGCTCATCCTGCTAATCGCTTACCTAAGCTTGCAGGATGAGCAGTTTCCTCACTTTCTTGTTGTAGTGTAGAATGCGGCGTTTCAGGCAGAAGACAGTCACTGACATCCTGCTCCGTACAGCGCGAAGCGCCGAGCTCACAGGCCATTTGTAAGGCATAAAACCTCTAACTATGAAGAACATACGTAACTTTTCTATTATTGCCCACATCGACCACGGTAAATCGACGCTGTCTGACCGTATCATCCAGATTTGCGGCGGCCTGTCCGACCGCGAAATGGCCGCGCAGGTCCTCGACTCCATGGACCTGGAGCGTGAACGTGGTATCACCATCAAAGCGCAGAGCGTTACCCTCGACTATAAAGCCAGCGACGGTGAAACTTACCAGCTTAACTTCATCGATACGCCTGGGCACGTTGACTTCTCTTATGAAGTGTCCCGCTCGCTGGCGGCCTGTGAAGGTGCGCTGCTGGTGGTGGATGCCGGGCAGGGCGTTGAGGCCCAGACCCTGGCGAACTGCTACACCGCGATGGAAATGGACCTGGAAGTGGTGCCGGTTCTTAACAAGATTGACCTGCCGGCTGCCGACCCTGAGCGCGTAGCCGAAGAGATTGAAGACATCGTAGGCATCGACGCCACCGACGCTGTGCGCTGCTCCGCAAAAACCGGCGTTGGCGTACCGGATGTTCTGGAACGCCTGGTACGTGATATTCCTGCGCCGGAAGGCGATCCGGACGCGCCACTGCAGGCGCTGATCATCGACTCCTGGTTCGATAACTACCTGGGCGTTGTTTCCCTGATCCGCGTGAAAAACGGCACCCTGCGTAAGGGCGATAAAGTCAAAGTGATGAGTACCGGTCAGGTGTACAACGCCGACCGCCTTGGCATCTTCACGCCTAAGCAGATCGACCGTACCGAGCTGAAGTGCGGCGAAGTAGGCTGGCTGGTCTGCGCAATCAAAGATATCCTGGGCGCGCCGGTGGGCGATACCCTGACCCTGTCCCGTAACCCGGCGGATAAAGCGCTGCCTGGCTTTAAAAAAGTGAAGCCGCAGGTTTACGCTGGCCTGTTCCCGGTCAGCTCCGACGACTACGAAAACTTCCGCGATGCGCTCGGCAAACTGAGCCTCAACGACGCCTCCCTGTTCTATGAACCAGAAAGCTCAACGGCGCTGGGCTTCGGCTTCCGCTGCGGCTTCCTGGGCCTGCTGCACATGGAGATCATTCAGGAGCGTCTGGAGCGTGAATACGATCTCGACCTGATCACCACGGCGCCTACCGTAGTTTACGAAGTTCAGACGACAAGCAAAGAGATTATCTACGTTGATAGCCCGTCCAAGCTGCCGCCGCTGAACAACATCGAAGAGCTGCGTGAGCCGATCGCCGAATGTCACATGCTGCTGCCGCAGGAGTTCCTCGGTAACGTGATTACGCTGTGTATCGAAAAACGCGGCGTGCAGACCAACATGGTTTATCACGGCAACCAGGTGGCGCTGACCTATGAAATCCCGATGGCGGAAGTGGTGCTCGACTTCTTCGACCGCCTGAAGTCTACCTCTCGCGGCTATGCGTCGCTGGATTACAATTTCAAACGTTTCCAGGCTTCCAACATGGTCCGTGTTGATGTACTGATAAACGGCGATCGCGTTGATGCGCTGGCGCTTATCACCCACAACGATAACGCGCCGTACCGCGGACGCGAGCTGGTGGAGAAGATGAAAGAGCTGATCCCTCGCCAGCAGTTTGATATCGCGATTCAGGCGGCCATTGGCAACCACATCATCGCGCGTTCAACGGTGAAACAGCTGCGTAAAAACGTACTGGCAAAATGCTACGGCGGCGACGTGAGCCGTAAGAAAAAGCTGTTGCAGAAACAGAAAGACGGTAAGAAACGCATGAAGCAGGTCGGTAACGTCGAACTGCCGCAAGAAGCGTTCCTCGCCATCCTGCATGTCGGCAAAGACAGCAAATAATCTAAGGAGTTGGCATGGCGAATATGTTTGCTTTGATCCTCGTGGTAGCCACGCTGGTGACGGGCATTTTATGGTGTCTGGATAAGTTTATCTTTGCCGCTAAACGTCGTGAAAAACAGGCGGTAGCGCAGGCTGCCACCGGTGATGCACTGGACAAAAAGACGCTGAAAAAAGTGGGCCCGAAACCGGGCTGGCTGGAAACGGGGGCGTCCGTGTTCCCGGTGCTGGCGATCGTGCTGGTGGTGCGTTCATTTATCTATGAGCCCTTCCAGATCCCTTCTGGTTCGATGATGCCAACGCTGTTAATCGGTGATTTTATTCTGGTAGAGAAATTTGCCTACGGAATTAAAGATCCTATTTATCAGAAGACGTTAATTCAAACCGGCCACCCTAAGCGCGGCGATATTGCGGTATTTAAATATCCTGAAGATCCACGTCTGGATTATATTAAGCGCGTTGTGGGGCTGCCGGGCGACCGAGTCAGCTACGATCCGCAGTCGAAAGAGGTTACGGTTCAGCCAAACTGCAGTTCGGGTCAGGCCTGTGACAATGCGCTGCCAATCACCTATTCCAACGTGGAAGCCAGTGATTTTGTGCAGACCTTTGCCCGCCGTAACGGCAGCGAAGCGACCTCCGGTTTCTTCCAGATGCCGAAAGACCAGACCCGCGATGATGGCGTGCGCCTGAGCGAGCGCAAAGAGACGCTGGGCGAAGTCACGCATAATATTCTGACGGTGCCAATTGCCCAGGACCAGGTAGGCATGTACTACCAGCAGTCCGGTCTGCCTCTGGCCACCTGGATTGTGCCACCGGGTCACTATTTCATGATGGGTGATAACCGTGACAATAGCGCAGACAGCCGCTATTGGGGCTTTGTGCCTGAACAGAACCTGGTCGGCAAAGCGACGGCAATCTGGATGAGTTTTGAGAAACAAGAAGGTGAATGGCCAACAGGTGTTCGTTTGAAACGCATTGGCGGCATTCATTAAACAATTAATCCCACAAACTAACGACATCCCCTGTCGTTGTGTATAGAATATTCCCGCCTTTAAAGATTGGCTCCCGAAAGGGAGCCACGGCACACGAAACAGCGTTGGTTTCTTTTTTTCAGGTCTGTTCCTTGTGCTGAATAGTTGACGCATTCATTAATTTTGGTATCGCATGAATCCCATCGTAATAAATAGGCTGCAGCGTAAGCTGGGCTACACTTTTCAACATCAGGATCTGTTGCAGCAGGCATTAACTCACCGTAGTGCCAGCAGCAAGCACAACGAGCGTCTTGAGTTTTTGGGTGACTCCATTCTCAGTTATGTTATCGCGAATGCGCTGTATCATCGTTTTCCTCGCGTGGACGAGGGGGATATGAGCCGCATGCGTGCTACGCTGGTGCGCGGCAATACTCTGGCGGAAATCGCCCGTGAGTTTGAGCTGGGTGAGTGCCTTCGCCTTGGGCCCGGCGAGCTAAAAAGTGGCGGCTTCCGTCGCGAGTCGATTCTTGCCGATACCGTGGAGGCGCTGATCGGTGGCGTCTTCCTTGACAGTGATATTCAGAACGTTGAGCGTCTGATCCTCTCGTGGTATCAGACCCGTCTTGACGAAATCAGTCCAGGCGACAAGCAAAAAGATCCGAAAACGCGCCTGCAGGAGTATCTGCAGGGCCGCCATCTGCCGCTGCCGTCCTATCTGGTGGTGCAGGTACGTGGTGAAGCGCACGATCAAGAATTTACCATTCACTGTCAGGTGAGTGGCCTGCCTGAGCCGGTTGTAGGAACTGGTTCAAGCCGCCGTAAAGCGGAACAGGCTGCAGCTGAGCAGGCGCTGAAAAAGCTGGAGCTGGAATGAGCGAAGAAAAAACCTATTGCGGCTTTGCGGCCATCGTTGGCCGTCCGAACGTCGGCAAATCCACGCTGCTCAATCAGCTGCTTGGGCAGAAAATCTCTATTACCTCGCGTAAGGCACAGACCACGCGTCACCGCATCATGGGCATCCATACCGAAGGGCCGTATCAGGCGATTTATGTCGATACCCCAGGGCTGCACATGGAAGAAAAGCGTGCCATTAACCGCTTGATGAACCGGGCGGCGAGCAGCTCCATCGGCGACGTTGAGCTGGTTATTTTCGTGGTGGAAGGCACTCGCTGGACGCCGGATGACGAAATGGTGCTGAACAAACTGCGCGACAGCCGTGCGCCGGTGATCCTGGCCGTGAACAAGGTCGACAACGTTCAGGATAAAACCGTGCTGCTGCCGCACCTGCAGTTCCTCGGTAGCCAGATGAATTTCCTCGACATCGTGCCAATCTCTGCGGAGAGCGGGATGAATGTCGATACCATTGCTGAAATTGTTCGTAAGCATCTGCCGGAAGCGATCCATCACTTCCCGGAAGAGTACATCACCGATCGTTCCCAGCGCTTTATGGCTTCCGAGATCATCCGTGAAAAACTGATGCGTTTCCTTGGGGCTGAGCTGCCTTATTCCGTGACGGTCGAGATCGAGCAGTTTGTGACTAACGAGCGCGGCGGCTACGACATCAACGGGCTGATCCTCGTTGAGCGTGAAGGCCAGAAGAAGATGGTGATTGGCAACAAAGGCACCAAAATCAAAACCATCGGCATCGAAGCCCGTAAAGACATGGAAGAGATGTTCGAAGCTAAAGTGCATCTCGAGCTCTGGGTTAAGGTGAAATCCGGCTGGGCCGACGATGAACGTGCGCTCCGTAGTCTCGGTTACACCGACGACCTGAGCTAATCGCATGGAAGGCTGGCAACGGGCTTTTGTCCTGCATAGTCGCCCCTGGAGCGAAACCAGCCTTCTGCTCGACCTGTTTTCCGAAGAGTCCGGACGCGTCCGCCTGATAGCCAAAGGCGCGCGCTCCAAACGCTCTAACCTGAAAGGCGCTTTGCAGCCTTTTACCCCTCTGCTGGTACGCTGGGGCGGCCGCGGCGAAGTCAAAACGCTGCGTAGCGCCGAAGCGGTCTCTCTGGCACTTCCCCTCAGTGGTATCGCCCTCTACAGCGGATTATACGTGAATGAACTGGTGGCTCGCGTACTTGAGCAGGAAACCCGTTTTTCCGAGCTGTTCTTTGATTATCTCCACTGTATTCAGGCCTTAGCCGGGGCTACCGGTACGCCGGAGCCTGCGCTGCGCCGTTTTGAGCTGGCGCTGCTGGGGCATCTTGGCTACGGCGTGGATTTCCTGCACTGCGCCGGCAGCGGGGCGGGCGTCGATGACACCATGACTTACACTTATCGGGAAGAGAAAGGTTTTATTGCCAGCGTGGTGATCGGCAACAGCAGCTTTACCGGGCGTCAGCTTAGAGCGCTTGCCGAACGTGAATTTCCCGATGCCGACACGCTGCGCGCTGCCAAGCGCTTTACCCGCATGGCCCTCAAACCTTATCTTCAGGGTAAGCCCCTCAAAAGCCGCGAACTGTTTCGCCAGTTTGTGCCTAAAAAAACACCACCCGAACCTTCTGACAGCTCGCAGTAATCACAGAGCGTAGCCAGGCTTTCCCCGGCGGGTGTACACTGCCTGGCATCTGTCTGCGAACTCTGAGGATTGTCATGGCTGAATTACTGTTAGGCGTTAACATCGATCACATCGCTACCCTGCGTAATGCGCGCGGTACGGCGTACCCGGATCCGGTTCAGGCCGCGTTTATCGCGGAGCAGGCAGGAGCGGATGGCATCACCGTGCACCTGCGCGAAGATCGCCGCCATATTACAGACCGTGACGTTCGCGTTTTGCGTGAAACTCTCGATACTCGTATGAACCTTGAAATGGCGGTCACCGAAGAGATGGTCGGCATTGCCTGCCAGACGAAACCTCATTTCTGCTGCCTGGTGCCGGAGAAGCGTCAGGAGGTGACCACCGAAGGCGGTCTGGATGTCGCCGGCCAGCTGGACAAGATGCGCGATGCCTGTCAGCGCCTGGCCGAGGCAGGCATTCTGGTGTCTCTGTTTATTGATGCCGACCACGCGCAGATTGATGCCGCGGTTGCCGTAGGCGCGCCGTATATTGAAATTCACACCGGCTGCTATGCGGATGCAGAAGACGAAGTGACTCAGGCCAAAGAGCTGGCACGCATCGTTGAAGCCGCGAGCTATGCCGCAGCGAAAGGGCTGAAGGTGAATGCGGGCCACGGCCTGACCTACCACAACGTCCAGGCTATTGCCCGTATCCCTGAAATGCATGAGCTGAACATTGGCCACGCGATTATCGGAAGAGCGGTGATGAGCGGCCTTAAAGAGGCGGTGGCTGAAATGAAACGTCTGATGCAGGAAGCGCGTCGCTAATGGCGATCCTTGGCCTCGGCACGGATATCGTGGAGATTGCGCGTATTGAGAGCGTAATCTCCCGCTCAGGCGATCGGCTGGCGAAACGTGTGCTGAGCCAGAACGAATGGAAACAGTATCAGGTGCATCAGCAGCCCGTGCGTTTTCTGGCGAAGCGTTTTGCGGTGAAAGAGGCGGCGGCTAAAGCCTTTGGTACCGGTATTCGTAACGGGCTGGCGTTTAATCAGTTTGAGGTCTTCAACGACCCTCTTGGCAAACCTCAGCTGAGGTTTTGGGAAGAGGCGGAGCGGCTGGCACAAAAGATGGGCGTGCGCTCAGTCCACGTCACGCTGGCGGATGAGCGTCACTACGCCTGTGCGACGGTGATTATCGAAAGCTAAAGTTTATCCGCATGATGGAGCAGCACGAATTTATCCCACAGCTGCTCTTCATTCTCTTTATGCGCCGGGTCGCTGATAATCGTTCCTGGGATGGGACAAACTTTCTGGCAGGTCGGGGTGTCGTAATGGCCAACGCATTCCGTGCAGCGATCGGTATCAATCTGGTAGATTGAATCCCCCATCGTGATAGCCTGGTTCGGGCACTCCGGCTCGCACATATCGCAGTTGATGCACTTCTTCGTAATTAATAATGCCATTTCAGTCTGTTACCTGAACCTGCCGTTCAAAAGATATATTCACATTACGCGCCCGAAAAAACGCAAAAGCATGTATATTTAACCAGTAGTGAATCAGGTTAAACGAAGCAGCTAAGGCAAGGACGTTTCGATGGCGCGCACTTTACCACAAAAGCAGATCATGCCCAATGACGCAAAGCCGTTAAGTTTTGTGCTTTGTGTACTTTCAGTACGTGTTATCATTGAACTATTGGTCACGAGATACCCGACAGGATCGTACTTATGGTACAGAGAGAACAACTGCGCGAAGCATTCTCCCGCAGGCTGGCGCAGGCCTGCAGCGAAGCAAACCTCGACGAATTTGGGCGCGGTATGGCAATAGCGCGCGCGCTGGGCGTCTCCTCCAAGGCCGTAAGCAAGTGGCTGAATGCTGAAGCCATTCCAAGGCAGGACAAAATGTACGAGCTGGCGACTTTTCTCCAGGCCGACGTTCTCTGGCTCCAGCACGGCAGCGAAAGTGGCTATGTTCCCGAAGGGCGTGAAAATGCGGCTCACCCGGAAGATGCGGTGATTTACGATTTTCAGCCGCGGGAAGAGCTGGGGTTTCGTATTGACGTGCTGGATATCGAAGCCAGCGCCGGGCCCGGGCGGTTGATCTCCAGCGAAGTGACTGAGACCATTAACCATATTGTTTACGACAGTCAGGAGGCGCTGGAACTGTTTGGCCACCGTCCTGCGTCGACGATCAAGGTAATTACCGTCACCGGCGACAGTATGTCTGGCACTATTGAACTGGGTGACTATATCTTTGTGGATATTGCCAAAGACTATTTCGACGGAGACGGGATTTACGTGTTTCTTTATAAGGGACAGCTGCTGGTGAAGCGCCTGCAGATGACCCACGACTGCCTGCTGGTGCGCTCGGACAATCCTAAATATGCCGACTGGCGCATCAGCGAAGAGAACGAGCAGCATCTCAAAATTATTGGCCGGGTAATGTATAGCCACGCCATACGCCGCCACGCGTGAACCCTTTTTCTGCTGGCTGAAACTTCGAATCCCGCGACTGCGGGATTTTTTTTGCTATGTATTTTATATGGTTACGTTATTTTGCATTTTTTTATTTATAGTTCGTACTTTTGGTTCTTGACGTATTTGTACTATTGGTTCAATATTAATTCATCGGCAGGACGCACCGACTCACAAGGCAAGTGAACGCTCATTAACATCAGGCCCTGAAAAAGGGCGCATACACCAAAGCAAGAAGCTTTGGGATATCTCAGAGATATCACCAAAGTTGATTGACAGGAGGTTGTATGGACGCACAGGCACGTCGCCGCCAGCGCCGCGAAGCTAAGCAGGCCATCTGGAAAGCCGCAAACCCACTTTTAGTGGGGGTGAGGGCCAAACCTGATGCCAGGCCCATTATCTCATTAGCCCGCAAACCCACGCCTCGTCCCGACAAGGCGCTCGAGGTCATTAACATTTATGGCCTGCAAATCATCCGGCAGGCTGAATACCACTCCCGGCTGCGCCAGAAACAGGATGCCAGGCAGAGAAGTCTGTATCAGGCTGCACCGCTAACGGAATCCGGCTTACCGCAGGCTTCCGGCAAGCAAACCCGACGCGGAAAATCTATCCCGCTGATTTAACACCGCAGTGCCTCTTTACCCCAACGGCAGTTCGACACCTCAACCGAAGGTTTTCCCATGAATGACCAACCCGCAAATCTGGTCACGCAATCTTTTGCGTGGCTGGCGGCGCTTGCCGCCGGTCTGGGTATCACGACACAGGATATGGTCTACATGATATTCGGGCTGCTTAGCGTACTGATTTCACTGGCTTCGTGGCTTGGAGGCAGGCTGGACGCCCGCCGACAGCATCTTGAAGACCAAAAGCGCACCCGTATCCTCCAGACGCTGGTGGATGACTTGCAAACGTTAAACCGAGCCGAGCAGATTGAGATTATCAGGGCAGTCAGCGAGGTACTGAAAAAGGCAGGTAGCTAATGGCTCTTTCCCCCGGACTCAGAAAAGCATTATTCGGATTGTCAGGGGCGGGCGCGCTGACTATCGCCAGTTCGCTGTTGCCCGAGCTTGAAGGCGTGAGCTACACGCCTTATTACGACGTCGCCGGGGTGCTGACGGTTTGCTACGGCCATACCGGCAAAGACATTGTTCCCGATAAAACTTACAGCCCATCAGAGTGTAAGGGCTTACTTGATAAAGATCTCCGCCCGGCGGCGCTGGCGGTATCAAGGGCGGTTACCGTCCCGGTTAGTGAGTACCAACGTGCCGCTTTGATTAGCTTCACCTACAACGTCGGCACCGCAGCTTTTCTCCGCTCCTCCGTGCTAAGAACGTTAAATGCCGGCGACTACGAACAAGCCTGTGCCGGTCTGAAAAAATGGATTTGGGCTGGCGGCAAGCAGTGGCAGGGGCTTATTAATCGCCGCGAGGTGGAGTACCAGCTTTGTACCTGGCCGGAGCCGGAAAAATGAAGCCGTTAAACACGATTGCGCTGGCTCTATTTGCTCTCCTTGTCGCCAGCAGCTGGTGGTTTCATCAGCGCTATGCCGTTCAAAAGCAAAGAGCAGAGTCAGCTTTGCAGCAGCTTGCTCAACAGAAAACTGAGCTGCAAAACCTTGTTCGGCGCCAGCAGGCCGTTGCCATGCTTGATGCTCACTATAGCGAGGAGTTAACCCATGCCAGGCTCACCATTGAAAATCTGCAGCGTGATGTGGCTGCTGGTTCTAGGCGGCTGCGCGTCAGCGCTACCTGCAAAACAGTGTCTGGCACCGCCGCCTCCGCCGGGCTGGATGATGCAGCCGCCCCCGGACTTACTGACGCCGCTCAACGGGATTATTTCCGTCTCCGGGAGCGAATCGAAACGAGCAACAAGCAGCTAGCGGGGCTGCAGGAGTACATCCGCAATCAGTGCCTTATCACCCCCTGAAGCCTCGCTAAGCGAGGCTTTTTTATTCCTACGTCAAAGAGGTATTTCTATGTCATCTGCAACCCTGAAGTTCCCGATTGTGCTGGTTCATGGTCTGTTTGGTTTCGACAAAATTGGTGGGATCTATCCCTATTTTTACGGCATCAAAGAGGCGCTTGAGAAGGCCGGGGCGAAGGTCTACATCGCAACGCTTTCTGCGCTGAACAGCAATGAAATGCGCGGCGAACAGCTGCTGGAATTTGTGCGTAAAGTGCAGGCCGAAACCGGGGCTGCGAAAGTCAACCTGATCGGCCACAGCCAGGGGCCGCTGGCCTGTCGCTACGTCGCGGCGATCCATCCTGAGCTTATCGCCTCGGTGACCTCCGTTAACGGCGTTAACCACGGCTCCGAAGTCGCCGATTTGGTTCGTCTGGCGCTCAAGCCCGGGCGCCTGCCAGAGTCTATCGCTAACGCGGCGCTTTCAGCTTTTGGCCAGCTGCTTTCCGCCCTGGCCGGTGCACCTCGCCTGCCTCAATCCGGCGTGGATGCGCTGGATGCGCTGACCAGCGAAGGCGTGGCGGCCTTTAACAAAAAGTATCCGCAGGGCCTTCCTGCCCAGTGGGGTGGTCAGGGTAAGGAGCTGGTTAACGGCGTTTATTACTACTCCTGGAGTGGGATTATCGACTACAACCCGCTGAATCAGGGGGCGAACAACTTCGATCCGCTGCACGCTGCCATGCTGGCATTTTCCATCCTCTTTACCAACGAGCGCTTCCAGAACGACGGCCTGGTCGGCCGCTACAGCAGCCACCTGGGCAAGGTGATTGGTTCTGATTATTCGATGGATCACGTCGATGCCATCAACCAGCTGGCCGGCGTGGTTGCCAACAACACCGATCCGGTGAAGCTCTACGTCGACCATCTTGCTCGTCTGAAAGCTCAAGGGCTCTAGGCCCGAATATAACCGCCTGCGGGCGGTTTTTCTTTGGAGAAATCAATGAATGACACCACGCGTCCGGGCTTTCTGACGCCGCTGGGCACATCGCCGCATTACGACGATGTGCTTGATGCGGACATTGCTGGCTGGATAGTTGGCGTATCGGGCCTGCCAGCGGAAATGGTTATTGCGAAGTGGGGCGATCCGCCGCCCGCCACGCCTGAAGCCGGTATTACCTGGTGTGACTTTTTTACCAACGTGAAGCAGACGGAAACGCCTTTCTTCCATTCTCAGGACAGCG
This region of Cedecea lapagei genomic DNA includes:
- a CDS encoding lysis protein, with the protein product MKPLNTIALALFALLVASSWWFHQRYAVQKQRAESALQQLAQQKTELQNLVRRQQAVAMLDAHYSEELTHARLTIENLQRDVAAGSRRLRVSATCKTVSGTAASAGLDDAAAPGLTDAAQRDYFRLRERIETSNKQLAGLQEYIRNQCLITP
- a CDS encoding esterase/lipase family protein, which codes for MSSATLKFPIVLVHGLFGFDKIGGIYPYFYGIKEALEKAGAKVYIATLSALNSNEMRGEQLLEFVRKVQAETGAAKVNLIGHSQGPLACRYVAAIHPELIASVTSVNGVNHGSEVADLVRLALKPGRLPESIANAALSAFGQLLSALAGAPRLPQSGVDALDALTSEGVAAFNKKYPQGLPAQWGGQGKELVNGVYYYSWSGIIDYNPLNQGANNFDPLHAAMLAFSILFTNERFQNDGLVGRYSSHLGKVIGSDYSMDHVDAINQLAGVVANNTDPVKLYVDHLARLKAQGL